A genomic region of Alistipes megaguti contains the following coding sequences:
- a CDS encoding sensor histidine kinase: MLIRILLVISIVIQCVATGYALRLVHTTKYNSVWILFIVGFSLLSVERLIQLLVESGVEVISRWWFAYLGIVISVCLSIGVMYAHKLFKYIARLNRQRSLLNKRILTAVLRTEEKARSRFSKELHDGLGPLLSSAKMSLSALSRGEQSPEQREIIANTTYVIDEAIRSLREISNNLSPHVLNDFGLARGVQNFIDKSAAMHNVKIRFTTNLRSERYDTDIEVILYRVICELINNSLKHAACTEVNLSLSQNGPELALDYSDNGRGFNPQAMMDCGMGLSNIASRINSLGGTFDITSSKGKGMRAAIRVNTQQEPAPAPRKRKRRR; this comes from the coding sequence ATGCTCATCCGGATTCTGTTGGTCATTTCGATCGTCATCCAGTGCGTGGCCACGGGTTATGCACTGCGTCTGGTCCACACCACGAAGTACAATTCGGTGTGGATCCTCTTCATCGTGGGCTTCTCGCTGTTGTCCGTCGAACGGCTGATCCAGCTGCTCGTGGAGTCGGGCGTGGAGGTGATCTCGCGGTGGTGGTTCGCCTATCTGGGCATCGTGATCTCGGTCTGCCTTTCGATCGGGGTGATGTATGCCCACAAGCTCTTCAAGTACATTGCGCGGCTGAACCGCCAGCGGTCGCTGCTCAACAAACGGATCCTCACGGCCGTATTGCGCACCGAGGAGAAGGCTCGTTCGCGCTTCTCGAAGGAGCTGCACGACGGACTGGGGCCGCTGTTGTCGTCGGCCAAGATGTCGCTGTCGGCCCTTTCGCGCGGTGAGCAGAGCCCCGAACAGCGCGAGATCATCGCCAATACGACCTATGTGATCGATGAGGCGATCCGTTCGCTGCGCGAGATCTCGAACAACCTCTCGCCCCACGTGCTGAACGATTTCGGACTGGCGCGCGGCGTGCAGAACTTTATCGACAAGAGCGCGGCGATGCACAACGTGAAGATCCGCTTCACGACCAACCTGCGCAGCGAGCGTTATGATACGGACATCGAGGTGATCCTCTACCGGGTGATCTGCGAGCTGATCAACAACTCGCTCAAACATGCCGCCTGCACGGAGGTGAACCTGTCGTTGTCGCAGAACGGACCGGAGCTGGCGCTCGACTATTCGGACAATGGCCGGGGATTCAATCCGCAGGCGATGATGGACTGCGGCATGGGGCTTTCGAACATTGCCTCGCGGATCAACTCGCTGGGCGGGACGTTCGACATCACCTCGTCGAAGGGCAAGGGGATGCGGGCCGCCATCCGGGTGAATACGCAGCAGGAGCCGGCTCCCGCACCGCGCAAACGCAAACGCCGCCGCTGA
- the rplS gene encoding 50S ribosomal protein L19, with amino-acid sequence MNKDAIIKLVNEQMWPKTDADVPSFKAGDTITVSYRIIEGNKERLQNFRGVVIQIKGSGKTKMFTIRKVSNGVGVERIFPLYSPHIDKIEVNKVGVVRRARIYYLRDLTGKKARIKEKRMTRTEK; translated from the coding sequence ATGAACAAGGACGCAATCATCAAGCTCGTCAACGAGCAGATGTGGCCCAAGACGGATGCTGACGTACCGTCGTTCAAGGCCGGTGACACGATCACCGTATCTTACCGAATCATCGAGGGTAACAAGGAGCGCCTGCAGAACTTCCGCGGTGTCGTGATCCAGATCAAGGGTTCGGGCAAAACCAAGATGTTCACCATCCGCAAGGTTTCGAACGGCGTAGGCGTAGAGCGTATCTTCCCCCTCTACTCCCCTCACATCGACAAGATCGAAGTCAACAAGGTCGGTGTCGTACGTCGCGCCCGCATCTACTATCTCCGCGATCTGACCGGAAAGAAGGCCCGCATCAAGGAGAAGCGCATGACCCGCACGGAGAAATAA
- a CDS encoding polysaccharide deacetylase family protein, whose translation MPDLIWEINDPDGVFLTFDDGPTPGITEWILSTLEKYDAKATFFVLGKNVEMYPDLYQRILDAGHKIGNHTYSHQKGWGMSLERYTEDVDFANDLLHTELFRPPYAQITPAQARLLGQRYKLVMWDIISRDYNRQLSPRTCLKNVTKYLAPGAIVVFHDSEKAFRNMRYALPRTLEKIRQLGLRCKAIEL comes from the coding sequence ATGCCGGACCTGATCTGGGAGATCAACGACCCGGACGGGGTCTTTCTGACCTTCGACGACGGCCCCACGCCGGGCATCACCGAGTGGATTCTCTCGACGCTGGAGAAGTACGATGCCAAGGCGACCTTCTTCGTGCTGGGCAAGAACGTGGAGATGTACCCCGACCTTTACCAGCGGATTCTGGATGCCGGACACAAGATCGGCAATCATACCTATTCGCATCAGAAGGGGTGGGGCATGAGCCTCGAGCGCTATACGGAGGATGTCGACTTTGCCAACGATCTGCTGCATACGGAGCTCTTCCGCCCGCCCTACGCGCAGATCACGCCGGCGCAGGCGCGCCTGCTGGGGCAGCGCTACAAGCTGGTGATGTGGGACATCATCTCGCGCGACTACAACCGGCAGCTCTCGCCGCGCACGTGTCTGAAGAACGTGACGAAGTATCTGGCCCCCGGTGCGATCGTCGTCTTCCACGACAGTGAGAAGGCCTTCCGCAACATGCGCTACGCTCTTCCGCGGACGCTGGAGAAGATCCGCCAGCTGGGTCTTCGCTGCAAGGCGATCGAGTTGTAG
- a CDS encoding MFS transporter encodes MEQTQKKNYTLPIIMMFALFAMISFVTGLTNPLGVIVKNQFSVANWMSQLGNAANFIAYAFMGLPAGLMLKRIGYKKTALVAIAVGFIGVGIQFLSGEAGSFGIYLAGAFISGFSMCMLNTVVNPMLNTLGGGGKKGNQLIQFGGSLNSISATIVPILVGYLMGNAANATISDAAPALFIAMGIFAVVFVVLLAVKIPEPYAIEEAKSAKKDKHSAMSFRHFVLGTVAIFIYVGVEVGIPNFMNLFLTASPDAATSGMGIAAAAAGSLVGTYWFLMMIGRLVGGLIGGKVSSRTQLMAVCLVAIVFVLLGIFAPTTVEGRMPVFTGTGFAMIKVPIGVMFLTLCGLCTSVMWGGIFNLAVEGLGKYTSMGSGIFMMMVCGGGILPLIQGYVADLAGYLSSYWVIIAGLLYMLYYAVAGSKNVNKDIPVD; translated from the coding sequence ATGGAACAAACGCAAAAGAAAAACTACACGTTGCCCATCATCATGATGTTCGCGCTGTTTGCGATGATTTCGTTCGTGACGGGCCTCACGAACCCGTTGGGCGTAATCGTGAAGAACCAGTTCTCGGTGGCGAACTGGATGTCGCAGCTGGGCAACGCCGCCAACTTCATTGCCTATGCCTTCATGGGTCTGCCGGCGGGTCTGATGCTCAAGCGCATCGGTTACAAGAAGACGGCACTGGTGGCCATTGCCGTGGGCTTTATCGGCGTGGGCATCCAGTTCCTCTCGGGTGAGGCGGGCAGCTTCGGCATCTATCTGGCCGGCGCCTTCATCTCGGGCTTCTCGATGTGCATGCTCAACACGGTGGTCAACCCGATGCTCAACACGTTGGGCGGCGGCGGCAAGAAGGGCAACCAGCTGATCCAGTTCGGCGGTTCGCTGAACTCGATCTCGGCGACGATCGTGCCGATTCTGGTGGGTTACCTGATGGGCAATGCCGCCAATGCGACGATCAGCGATGCGGCTCCCGCCCTGTTCATCGCCATGGGCATCTTCGCCGTGGTCTTCGTCGTGCTGCTGGCCGTGAAGATCCCCGAGCCGTATGCCATCGAGGAGGCCAAGTCGGCCAAGAAGGACAAGCACAGCGCCATGTCGTTCCGTCACTTCGTACTCGGTACGGTGGCCATCTTTATTTACGTAGGTGTCGAGGTGGGTATTCCCAACTTCATGAACCTCTTCCTGACGGCCTCTCCGGATGCTGCGACGAGCGGTATGGGAATCGCCGCTGCGGCAGCCGGTTCACTGGTCGGCACCTACTGGTTCCTGATGATGATCGGCCGTCTGGTCGGCGGACTGATCGGCGGTAAGGTTTCGAGCCGCACGCAGCTGATGGCAGTCTGCCTGGTGGCAATCGTTTTCGTACTGCTGGGCATCTTCGCCCCGACGACGGTCGAGGGCCGCATGCCGGTCTTCACGGGTACGGGCTTTGCCATGATCAAGGTGCCGATCGGTGTGATGTTCCTCACGCTGTGCGGTCTGTGTACCTCGGTGATGTGGGGTGGCATCTTCAATCTGGCGGTCGAGGGCCTCGGCAAGTACACGTCGATGGGTTCGGGTATCTTCATGATGATGGTCTGCGGCGGCGGCATCCTTCCGCTGATCCAGGGCTATGTGGCCGACCTGGCAGGCTATCTGTCGAGCTACTGGGTGATCATCGCCGGTCTGCTTTACATGCTCTATTATGCCGTAGCCGGATCGAAGAACGTCAACAAGGATATTCCGGTGGACTAG
- a CDS encoding M20 family metallo-hydrolase produces the protein MKPKTKEAVELLQALIATPSTSRDEARTGDLLFAFLADHGAAPERLYNNVWARAEGFDPRRPTLLLNSHHDTVRPAASYTRDPYAPTLEEGRLYGLGSNDAGASVVSLAETFLTFRTRRLPFNLVVALSAEEECMGEHGMRALLPALGPIDMALVGEPTGMQAATGERGLVVLDCTAHGRSGHAARGEGINALYIAMDDIARLRTFRFERESQLLGPVGIAVTQIEAGTQHNIVPDTCRFVVDVRTTDAYSNEEVVEQLRAVLHSDVVPRSTRIRAAAVGDNHPLVRAARAVGRQTFVSPTTSDRTLMPFPSLKMGPGESARSHSADEFVLVAEVDEAITIYEQYIEQLAKLYA, from the coding sequence ATGAAGCCGAAAACCAAGGAAGCCGTCGAACTGCTGCAGGCGTTGATCGCAACGCCCTCCACGTCGCGTGACGAGGCCCGCACGGGCGATCTGCTCTTCGCCTTTCTGGCGGACCACGGAGCTGCCCCCGAACGACTCTACAACAACGTCTGGGCCCGCGCCGAGGGGTTCGACCCCCGACGCCCCACGCTGCTGCTGAACTCGCACCACGACACGGTGCGACCGGCCGCCTCCTACACGCGCGATCCCTATGCGCCGACCCTTGAAGAGGGGCGGCTCTACGGGCTGGGAAGCAACGACGCCGGAGCCTCGGTCGTCTCGCTGGCCGAGACCTTCCTCACGTTCCGCACGCGCCGGCTGCCCTTCAACCTCGTTGTGGCCCTCTCGGCCGAGGAGGAGTGCATGGGCGAACACGGCATGCGGGCCCTGCTGCCGGCCCTCGGACCGATCGACATGGCGCTGGTCGGCGAACCCACCGGCATGCAGGCCGCCACGGGTGAACGCGGGCTGGTCGTCCTGGACTGCACGGCCCACGGCCGCAGCGGACATGCCGCCCGCGGCGAAGGAATCAATGCCCTCTACATTGCGATGGACGACATCGCCCGGCTGCGCACGTTCCGTTTCGAGCGCGAATCGCAGCTGCTCGGCCCCGTCGGCATCGCCGTGACGCAGATCGAGGCCGGCACGCAGCACAACATCGTTCCGGACACGTGCCGCTTCGTCGTCGACGTGCGTACGACCGACGCCTACTCGAACGAGGAGGTCGTCGAACAGCTCCGCGCCGTGCTGCACTCCGACGTCGTACCGCGCTCGACGCGCATCCGCGCCGCCGCCGTGGGCGACAACCATCCGCTGGTCCGCGCTGCACGGGCCGTCGGACGGCAGACCTTTGTCTCGCCCACAACCTCCGACCGCACGCTGATGCCCTTCCCGTCGCTCAAGATGGGACCCGGCGAGTCGGCCCGATCCCACTCGGCCGACGAATTCGTCCTCGTCGCGGAGGTCGACGAGGCCATCACCATCTACGAACAATACATCGAACAATTAGCCAAACTGTACGCATGA
- a CDS encoding DUF4837 family protein encodes MKRFFQGMGIVMILLTMVGCDAFNTLSKKKAAQGRPYELIVVCPQMEWNGELGDSLRAIFTAPVPYLNQDEPLFDVLRVTERGFKDMIADHRNILKVVVDPALQEASAAVEYDVTSEPQIVITLQGPDDNAVVGYLSKNRNNLLHVLEQAERDRDVNSYTSFNNPGIEDAVRKLFGMEIRVPKGYVLAKQTDDFLWARYEYPTASQGFFIYAYPYEGPESLTPEALVKARNEFAALIPGPSDGSYMTTSDAFAPDFRMFRLEGRLWCEMRGFWDVYGDFMGGPFVSYATVDTKTNRVITLDGYVYAPDLNKPRKRNYIRGIEHLLYTIQFPDAATQK; translated from the coding sequence ATGAAACGCTTTTTTCAGGGAATGGGGATCGTCATGATCCTGTTGACGATGGTGGGATGTGACGCCTTCAATACGTTGAGCAAGAAAAAGGCTGCCCAGGGCCGCCCCTACGAACTCATCGTCGTATGCCCTCAGATGGAGTGGAACGGAGAGCTCGGCGACTCGCTGAGAGCCATCTTCACCGCACCGGTACCCTACCTGAACCAGGACGAACCCCTGTTCGACGTGCTGCGCGTCACCGAACGCGGTTTCAAGGACATGATTGCCGACCACCGCAACATCCTCAAGGTGGTCGTCGACCCTGCGCTCCAGGAGGCCTCGGCCGCCGTGGAGTATGACGTCACCTCCGAACCCCAGATCGTCATCACGCTCCAGGGCCCCGATGACAACGCCGTGGTCGGATACCTCTCCAAAAACCGCAACAACCTGCTGCACGTCCTCGAACAGGCCGAACGCGACCGGGACGTCAACTCCTATACCTCGTTCAACAACCCCGGCATCGAAGACGCCGTCCGCAAACTCTTCGGCATGGAGATCCGCGTCCCGAAGGGCTACGTGCTGGCCAAGCAGACCGACGACTTCCTCTGGGCCCGTTACGAATACCCCACCGCCAGCCAGGGCTTCTTCATCTACGCCTACCCCTACGAAGGTCCCGAATCGCTCACGCCCGAGGCGCTCGTCAAGGCCCGCAACGAATTTGCGGCGCTGATCCCAGGACCCTCCGACGGCTCCTACATGACCACTTCGGACGCCTTCGCCCCGGATTTCCGCATGTTCCGGCTCGAGGGTCGGCTCTGGTGTGAAATGCGAGGCTTTTGGGATGTCTACGGCGACTTCATGGGCGGTCCGTTCGTCAGCTACGCCACCGTCGACACCAAGACCAACCGCGTCATCACCCTCGACGGCTACGTCTACGCGCCGGATCTGAACAAACCCCGCAAGCGCAACTACATCCGCGGCATCGAGCACCTGCTCTACACGATCCAGTTCCCCGACGCCGCCACGCAGAAATAA
- the surE gene encoding 5'/3'-nucleotidase SurE codes for MENERLILVTNDDGYASKGFAAAIEVARNFGRVVAVAPETPQSGMSQAITMYNPLYLRKIREEEGLEVYSFSGTPVDCVKMAFDYLLREQRIDLVISGINHGSNSAVNILYSGTMGAAIEGSFYGCPSVGLSLDDHGADADFDGAVLYGRQIIGDLLAGEILLPLCLNVNVPVGRPEELRGIRLCRQNRGFWREEFYRHEDPRGREYFWLTGAFVDGEPEAEDTDEWALRNKYVSVVPVHTDLTDYRQLKHLRRFFPAACDGEPESRK; via the coding sequence ATGGAAAACGAACGATTGATACTGGTCACCAACGATGACGGCTACGCATCGAAAGGCTTTGCCGCAGCTATCGAGGTGGCGCGGAATTTCGGCCGGGTGGTGGCCGTGGCCCCCGAGACGCCGCAGAGCGGCATGAGCCAGGCCATCACGATGTACAATCCGCTCTACCTGCGCAAGATCCGCGAGGAGGAGGGACTTGAGGTCTACTCCTTTTCGGGGACGCCGGTCGACTGCGTGAAGATGGCCTTCGACTACCTGTTGCGCGAGCAGCGGATCGACCTGGTGATCTCGGGCATCAACCACGGCTCGAATTCGGCGGTCAATATTCTCTATTCGGGGACGATGGGTGCAGCCATCGAGGGGAGTTTCTACGGATGTCCCTCGGTGGGGCTGTCGCTCGACGACCACGGCGCCGATGCCGACTTCGACGGGGCGGTGCTCTACGGGCGGCAGATCATCGGCGACCTGCTCGCCGGGGAGATCCTGCTGCCGCTGTGCCTGAACGTGAACGTTCCCGTCGGGCGTCCCGAGGAGCTGCGCGGCATCCGGCTGTGCCGTCAGAACCGGGGCTTCTGGCGTGAGGAGTTCTACCGCCACGAGGATCCGCGCGGGCGGGAGTATTTCTGGCTGACGGGGGCCTTCGTCGACGGCGAGCCCGAGGCGGAGGATACGGACGAGTGGGCCCTGCGCAACAAATACGTCTCGGTGGTTCCCGTACATACCGATCTGACGGATTACCGCCAGCTGAAGCATCTGCGGCGCTTTTTCCCCGCGGCGTGCGACGGAGAGCCCGAATCCCGAAAATAA
- the efp gene encoding elongation factor P yields MATTADIKIGMCIELDGKTFQIVDFQHVKPGKGPAFVRTKLKNLENGRVLDNTFSAGARIEPVRVERRPYQFTYEDDLGMHFMHTETFEEIIIDKNLINNYDLMADGQIVEVMFHTEKETVLSAELPPIVDMEVTYTEPGVKGDTASTNSLKPATVNTGATIRVPLFINTGDKIRVDTRTREYYERIK; encoded by the coding sequence ATGGCAACAACCGCAGATATCAAGATCGGCATGTGCATCGAGCTGGACGGCAAGACGTTCCAGATTGTCGATTTCCAGCATGTGAAACCCGGCAAGGGCCCGGCTTTCGTACGTACGAAACTCAAGAACCTGGAGAACGGCCGTGTGCTGGACAACACCTTCTCGGCCGGCGCCCGCATCGAGCCGGTGCGTGTCGAGCGTCGTCCGTACCAGTTTACCTACGAGGATGACCTGGGCATGCACTTCATGCACACGGAGACCTTCGAGGAGATCATCATCGACAAGAACCTGATCAACAACTACGACCTGATGGCCGACGGCCAGATCGTCGAGGTGATGTTCCACACGGAGAAGGAGACGGTTCTTTCGGCCGAGCTCCCGCCGATCGTCGACATGGAGGTGACCTATACGGAGCCGGGAGTGAAGGGCGATACGGCGTCGACGAACTCGCTCAAGCCGGCGACGGTGAACACGGGTGCCACGATCCGCGTGCCGTTGTTCATCAACACGGGCGACAAGATCCGCGTTGACACCCGTACGCGCGAATACTACGAGCGCATCAAGTAG
- the cls gene encoding cardiolipin synthase has translation MPQILTYLFIALYSVTILSVILVIITDNRNPLKTLPWVIVLLFAPVVGLVFYFFFGQNLSKQRIISRRTRKRISMRLIEAQDPSRPEIPEHWQPLARLLKSTIHAVPLYGSRITPYTDGASKMEALLDEIARARHHIHLQYYILCNDRTGSRLCDALRAKAREGVQVRILYDDVGSSSVKKSFFASLRRDGIEVRAFLHVRFPRFTSKINYRNHRKIAVIDGRVGFIGGMNIADRYVYGTDWGIWRDTHFRIEGNGVAGLQASFLSDWSATTKQRITGAEYYPPTRHFTRDVLQIVPSGPFGKWRTLLQADSYAVARACHRIWIQTPYYLPSEVLNSALQTAALAGIDVRLMLPARSDSRVVDLASHSYLDDMMKAGVKILFYTPGFLHSKLLIVDDDLTVIGSANMDFRSFEHNFEVNAFLYDAEFTARMAAIFDHDASNSHPLTPAEWFNRPRPRRWAESLMRLFSPLL, from the coding sequence ATGCCGCAGATCCTGACATACCTCTTCATCGCGCTCTATTCGGTCACGATCCTCAGCGTCATTCTGGTCATCATCACCGACAACCGGAACCCGCTGAAGACCCTGCCGTGGGTCATCGTGCTCCTCTTCGCACCCGTAGTCGGTCTGGTCTTCTACTTCTTCTTCGGGCAGAACCTCTCCAAACAGCGCATCATCTCCCGCCGGACCCGCAAACGCATCTCCATGCGGCTGATCGAGGCCCAGGATCCCTCGCGGCCCGAGATTCCCGAACACTGGCAGCCCCTCGCCCGCCTGCTCAAGAGCACCATTCACGCCGTGCCGCTCTACGGAAGCCGCATCACCCCCTACACCGACGGTGCCTCCAAAATGGAGGCCCTGCTCGATGAAATAGCCCGCGCACGCCACCATATCCACCTCCAGTACTACATCCTCTGCAACGATCGGACCGGAAGCCGGCTGTGCGACGCCCTGCGCGCCAAGGCCCGCGAAGGGGTTCAGGTCCGCATCCTCTACGACGACGTCGGCAGCAGCAGCGTCAAGAAATCCTTCTTCGCGTCGCTCCGCCGCGACGGAATCGAGGTTCGCGCCTTCCTCCACGTCCGCTTCCCGCGCTTCACCAGCAAGATCAACTACCGCAACCACCGCAAAATCGCCGTCATCGACGGCCGCGTGGGATTCATCGGCGGCATGAACATCGCCGACCGATACGTCTACGGCACCGACTGGGGCATCTGGCGCGACACCCACTTCCGCATCGAGGGAAACGGCGTGGCCGGACTCCAGGCCTCGTTCCTGAGCGACTGGTCGGCCACCACCAAACAGCGCATCACCGGGGCCGAGTACTACCCGCCGACCCGGCACTTCACCCGCGACGTGCTGCAGATCGTCCCCAGCGGTCCCTTCGGCAAGTGGCGCACGCTGCTCCAGGCCGACAGTTACGCCGTCGCCCGGGCCTGCCACCGCATCTGGATCCAAACCCCCTACTACCTCCCCTCCGAGGTGCTGAACTCCGCCCTGCAGACCGCCGCACTGGCCGGAATCGACGTACGGCTGATGCTCCCGGCACGCTCCGATTCGCGCGTGGTCGACCTCGCCTCGCACTCCTATCTGGACGACATGATGAAGGCCGGAGTGAAGATTCTCTTCTACACCCCGGGATTTCTCCATTCCAAACTCCTGATTGTCGACGACGACCTGACGGTGATCGGCTCCGCGAACATGGATTTCCGCAGTTTCGAGCACAACTTCGAGGTCAACGCCTTCCTTTACGACGCCGAATTCACGGCCCGCATGGCCGCCATCTTCGACCACGACGCCTCGAACTCCCATCCGCTGACTCCGGCCGAATGGTTCAACCGCCCGCGGCCGCGGCGGTGGGCCGAATCGCTCATGCGCCTCTTCTCGCCGCTGCTCTGA
- a CDS encoding response regulator transcription factor — translation MDRRIILVDDHSLFRNGLRGLLEHCAGCHVVGEAASGEEFLAMIDRVEADIVFMDFAMPGLDGAQTTERALARHPELRIITLSMFGEESYYSRMVEAGAKGFLLKDSDIGDVLEAMDAVMAGGSYFSPQLLSSLTGRMRTRDDAPDEQLSAREREILVAVCQGLSNQEIADALFISKRTVDKHRANILEKTGCKNTASLVVYAIRNGIVEL, via the coding sequence ATGGACCGCCGCATCATCCTCGTAGACGACCATTCGCTCTTCCGCAACGGACTGCGGGGGCTGTTGGAGCATTGCGCCGGGTGCCACGTCGTGGGCGAAGCCGCCAGCGGCGAGGAGTTTCTGGCGATGATCGACCGTGTGGAGGCGGATATCGTCTTCATGGACTTTGCGATGCCGGGGCTGGACGGGGCGCAGACCACCGAACGGGCCCTGGCGCGCCATCCCGAACTGCGTATCATCACGCTGTCGATGTTCGGCGAGGAGAGCTACTATTCGCGCATGGTGGAGGCCGGGGCGAAGGGCTTCCTGCTGAAGGATTCCGACATCGGCGACGTGCTGGAGGCAATGGATGCGGTGATGGCCGGCGGGAGCTACTTCTCGCCGCAGCTGCTTTCGTCGCTGACGGGACGGATGCGCACCCGCGACGACGCGCCGGATGAACAGCTTTCGGCACGTGAGCGGGAGATTCTGGTGGCCGTATGCCAGGGGCTTTCGAACCAGGAGATCGCCGATGCCCTCTTCATCTCGAAGCGCACGGTGGACAAGCACCGGGCCAATATCCTCGAAAAGACCGGCTGCAAGAATACGGCCTCGCTGGTGGTCTACGCCATCCGCAACGGCATTGTGGAACTCTGA
- the argH gene encoding argininosuccinate lyase translates to MSSTKLWDKGFEPDKMIEEYTVGNDRELDLQLARYDVQGSLAHIAMLKKIGLLTADELRTLTAGLQEIAAEIEAGRFAIEPDTEDVHSQVELMLTRRLGDVGKKIHSGRSRNDQVLVDLKLFLRDELRQIADAVRTVFDRLQEQSERYRDVLMPGYTHLQIAMPSSFGLWFGAYAETLVDDMRLLTAAWHIANQNPLGSAAGYGSSFPLDRTMTTRLLHFETLHYNVVAAQMSRGKSERAAAAAIAAVAATIGRLAMDACLFMSQNFGFISLPDELTTGSSIMPHKKNPDVFEIMRGRCNRLQSLPNEIALLTTNLPVGYHRDLQLMKDILFPAIGEIKRTLRMCDFMLAHVRVNDHILDDSRYDYLFTVEDVNRLVLQGVPFREAYRQVGMAVQRGEYRPTREVHHTHEGSIGNLCTAEIRRKMEAVMREFETPGME, encoded by the coding sequence ATGAGCAGCACCAAACTTTGGGACAAGGGTTTCGAACCCGACAAGATGATCGAAGAGTACACCGTCGGCAACGACCGCGAACTGGACCTCCAGCTGGCCCGTTACGACGTACAGGGGTCACTGGCCCACATCGCCATGCTCAAAAAGATCGGGCTCCTCACGGCCGACGAGCTCCGCACGCTGACGGCCGGTCTGCAGGAGATCGCCGCCGAGATCGAGGCCGGACGCTTCGCCATCGAACCCGACACGGAGGATGTCCACTCGCAGGTCGAGCTGATGCTGACCCGCCGGCTGGGCGACGTCGGCAAGAAGATCCACTCGGGGCGTTCGCGCAACGACCAGGTGCTGGTCGATCTGAAACTCTTCCTGCGCGATGAACTGCGCCAGATCGCCGACGCCGTGCGCACGGTCTTCGACCGCCTGCAGGAGCAGAGCGAGCGTTACCGCGACGTGCTGATGCCCGGATACACCCATCTGCAGATCGCCATGCCCTCGTCGTTCGGATTGTGGTTCGGCGCCTATGCCGAGACGCTCGTCGACGACATGCGGCTGCTCACGGCCGCCTGGCACATCGCCAACCAGAATCCGCTCGGTTCGGCCGCCGGATACGGTTCGTCATTTCCCCTCGACCGCACGATGACCACCCGTCTGCTCCACTTCGAGACGCTCCACTACAACGTCGTCGCCGCCCAGATGAGCCGCGGAAAGAGCGAACGTGCCGCCGCTGCGGCCATCGCCGCCGTGGCCGCCACCATCGGACGGCTGGCCATGGATGCCTGCCTCTTCATGAGTCAGAACTTCGGATTCATCTCGCTGCCCGACGAGTTGACGACCGGTTCGAGCATCATGCCCCACAAGAAGAATCCCGACGTCTTCGAGATCATGCGCGGCCGCTGCAACCGCCTGCAGTCGCTGCCCAACGAGATCGCCCTGCTGACCACCAATCTCCCGGTCGGCTACCACCGCGATCTGCAGCTGATGAAGGACATTCTCTTCCCGGCCATCGGGGAGATCAAGCGCACGCTCCGGATGTGCGACTTCATGCTGGCCCACGTGCGGGTCAACGACCACATCCTCGACGACAGCCGCTACGACTACCTCTTCACGGTGGAGGATGTCAACCGGCTGGTGCTGCAGGGCGTGCCCTTCCGTGAAGCCTACCGTCAGGTGGGCATGGCCGTCCAGCGCGGCGAGTACCGTCCCACGCGCGAGGTACACCACACCCACGAGGGGAGCATCGGAAACCTCTGCACCGCAGAAATCCGCCGCAAGATGGAGGCCGTCATGCGCGAATTCGAGACTCCGGGCATGGAATGA